GATCACCCCCTTGGCGAAGGTGTGCAGCAATTCCAGGTCCCGCTTCTTTTCCTCAAAGAGCGGTTTCCGGCTTTCCCAGTTGGTGATCATGAAGACTTCCTGCTCGTTCCGGTCGCGCCGGTTCAGAACCAGGTACAGTATTTCCCGGGCGCCGCCGGAGCCGTAACCGTTCCGGCCCTGCGCAACATCGCCCTCCTCGTCCTTACGCAGCTGTTCTTTGTCGACAAAGTCGCACTTGGCCCGGTCGGGAATATGCAGGAAACCCCATTCCCCGTCAAATTTCCATTCGTACAATCCTTCGCTGGCCGCCCGGGCAACGTCAGCGGCCGGGATCTCTTGCCGCAACAGCTTAATGATAAAACCTTTTTCCGAGTTGGGATCGGACGGCCGCCGTTCGGAGAAGCGGGAGACCCCTTCTTCCCCCTCGGAATTGCGATGGTGCCAGGTCCCTTCCCCGGAGTTTACCGAGTAGACGCGGACGCCGCTAAAGCCGAGCGCCTCGCGGATGCATTTGGTGGCGATCAACCGGTTCTGTTCCGGCTCCAGGCCGAGCTTCTGGACGAATTCCTGCAGGGAAAGCAGCCGCGCGTTGATGTTCCGCAATTTGATGTGGGCGTCGACCAACCGGCCGATGGCATCCCGTTCCTTGATAACCCCGGTATAAATGCCGCCGAAATTGAATTCGGCGCAAGTCAGGCCCTCCGCTTTAAGCATTCCGATCAGCTCTTCGGCCGAGCGGGGTGTTTCCGGGAACAGTTCGACCATCCGGGGAGCGATGTGTGGCAGGAATTGTTCGTTGATCCGCCCGTCGGCGCACAGCACGGCGCTGGGCAAAAGATTAAAGACCCGGGTTTGCCGTTGTTTCTTGATCTCCACGCCAAAAAAGCGGGAAATAGCCAGATTGATCTGTTGTCTTTCTATCCTGGCAACCATGACCTGATAGTATCCTCCCTACTGGTATTTATCGTGAAATATCAGCCGGAATTTCACGGTTTGCTATAATGCCTGTATGCCCGAAACGGTCAAGATCACCGCGTTGGATGAGAAAGGGAAAGGGGTCGGCGAAGGAGCAAGCTACCCTTTCACCTACCCGGGCGACGTTATCAGCGGTTCGGTCATGAACAAGAAAAAGAAGCTGGGCGCCGTCCACTCCCTGATCTCCGGCTCGCCTGATCGCCAGACGCCCCCCTGCCCCTACTTCGGCCGGTGCGGCGGCTGCTCCTGGCAAGGGCTAAAATACGCGGCCCAATTAAAACACAAAGAAACATTGGTCAGGGCCCTCTTCGGCGACTGCCGG
This window of the Candidatus Margulisiibacteriota bacterium genome carries:
- a CDS encoding GGDEF domain-containing protein: MVARIERQQINLAISRFFGVEIKKQRQTRVFNLLPSAVLCADGRINEQFLPHIAPRMVELFPETPRSAEELIGMLKAEGLTCAEFNFGGIYTGVIKERDAIGRLVDAHIKLRNINARLLSLQEFVQKLGLEPEQNRLIATKCIREALGFSGVRVYSVNSGEGTWHHRNSEGEEGVSRFSERRPSDPNSEKGFIIKLLRQEIPAADVARAASEGLYEWKFDGEWGFLHIPDRAKCDFVDKEQLRKDEEGDVAQGRNGYGSGGAREILYLVLNRRDRNEQEVFMITNWESRKPLFEEKKRDLELLHTFAKGVIGANDRAENHQKLKDISVHDELTGVHNRRYFNKHLEKEIARSLRYNHPLSLLMTDIDFFKKVNDTLGHQAGDYILRQVAQTIKEELRDKIDTVARYGGEEFAAILPETNGGGVSAREIAERVRLAVENKNFEYQGKSIKVTISIGVSTLVKDQDPNKPLTVGELIYRADQALYDAKEKGRNRVIVSSH